The Desulfovibrio subterraneus nucleotide sequence TCCACTGGGCCACGACAAGGATCTGCATTTCGGATCGCGCGCGCTGAAGATCATGCTGGACTACGATACTCTTCTCTCTCGTGGCATGGTGCCGGGCGAAGCCCTGTTGCACATGCGCGATACCAGAGGGGTGTACGACAAAGAAATTCTTGCAGCCTTTCAGCAGACCGTGCTCGATCAGGAAGTGCAAATCACCGACGAGCTGTATCTGGAAGACCTGCGTCCCGGCCAGATAGCGGCGCAGGACATAGAAACCAGAGACGGCGTTCTTCTGGCCAGCAAGGGGCAGGAACTCTCGGATGCATGTATCGCCCGCATCAGAAACTTTGCCAAGGCCTACGGACTGGATGAACCCATCCGCATGATCCTGCCCGATCAGCCCGATCAGCCCGATCAGGAAGAGAGCGCCGATCCCCCCGTCTAAAGGGCGCGCATCCACTCGGATTTGATGGGAACATACCCGTCTATGGCGGCATCCAGCCTTTCCAGCGCGGCAGCCTTGTCCTTGGGCAGGCGCACGCGCATGGGCAGGTGGTTCGAGGCGTGGTTGGTAAGAAAAATGCCCGAACGGATATCCGTTGCCGACAGCATCTCGCGCAGTTCGCGCAGCAGCCCCTGTGCATCGGGCATTGCAAATTCACCGCGCCTGCACTGCTCATGCAGAAGAGTATCCGGTAAAAGCATGAGGCTGAGCACGCCTATGAAATCCGGCGACATGGCACTCAGCACCCTGCCCGTCTCACGCGCATGGCGCATGCTGCCTTCCACCCCGCCCAGTCCGACAATGACGGAAACATTCAGCTTCATTCCGGCTGCGGAAACACGCCGTGCCTGCTCTATGAGCTGGGCAGCAGTCACATGCTTGTTCACCCGCCGCAGCACCTCATCATCCCCCGACTCCACTCCCATATAGACAAACGAGAGTCCGAGCCCGCGCAGCTCGGCCAGTTCAGCATCCGATTTACGGCCAACGGACATGGCGCTGCCGTAAGTTCCCACTCGGGTCACCCAGGGCAGATGTGTGCGAATGGATTGCAGCAGGCGCACAAGCCGGGCCTGTGGCAGCGACAGACAGTCGCCGTCGCACAAGAAGAGACGGCGCATCCCTCTGAGCCGCTCTGCGGCCCAGAGAATGTCTGCCTCAATCACGGCATCATCCTTTATACGGAATGATTTGTCCTGATAGGCACCGCAGAAGGTGCACCGATTATGGGGGCAGCCTGTGGTTACCTGCAACAGAATGGAATCTATTTCACTGGGGGGGCGTATGATGTCGCCTTCGTAATGCATGCGTTCTCCTTACAACTTCCGCTAACCGCTTTTGCGACATTCGTCCAGACACACACGGGACGAAAAAAAGCCCCCGCATTGGCGGGGGCTTCGGGAATCTATCCGGGGCGGTTCAGACCGCCTGTCTCTCCACAGCGGGACGGGAGCTGAGGTACGTCGTGCATACGACCCGCAGCAGGGATGCAAAATTCCCCACTGTTCCGTGTATGACAACCGCCTCATCATGAAGCGTTTCAAGAAATCTGGGCAGGGAGGTATTCTCCGATGCCGCAAGTTCCTCAAGCACGTTCCAGAAACGGCGTTCCAGCCGAACGCTTGTCACACCGCCGTGCAGTCTGACAGAGCGTGTCACCTGTTCATATTCCGCCGGGCTGGTAGATGCATACATCTCACACATGGGCAGATACTCCGTGGTCGCCGCCCTGCGGGAGCATCAATGCTATCCGAGCAGGTCGGCAATCTTGCGCAGCCACTGAGGATGGGCAGGCCATGCCGGTGCGGTCACGATATTGCCATCCACATGGGCTTCGTCCATTTGCAGATTCACGTATTCAGCACCGGCAAGCCGCACTTCCGGCGAGCAGGCAGGATACGCGGAGATGCGTCTGCCGTCCAGAGCCACGGCTGCAGCCAACAGCTGTGCACCGTGGCAGACCGCGCCGATGACCTTTTTGGTTTCATGGAAATGGCGAACCATAGCCAGCACCTTCTCGTTCAGACGCAGGTATTCCGGAGCGCGACCGCCGGGAATGATGAGCCCTGCGTAATCGTCGAGGCGGATATCGTCAAAGGTTGCGTTCAGAGTGAAGTTGTGTCCGGGCTTTTCAGAATAGGTCTGATGCCCTTCGAAATCATGAATGGCGGTGGCAACGGATTCACCGGCCTTCTTGCCGGGGCAAACGGCATCCACGGAATATCCCATGGCCTGCAGAGCCTGAAACGGCACCATAACTTCGTAATCTTCCACAAAATCGCCACAAATCAGCAAGAGTTTCTTTGCCATGACGGAATGCCTCCTGATTATTTTTTTCTCACCTTACATGCTTTTCTCGATTTGGGGTACTATTCGGCTACTACATGCCACACATAGCCAAAAGGCCGGAAAGGCCCGTCCGGAACGGATTCCGCACAGCACCTTCCCGGCCATATCAGACCTGCAGGGAAAAAACCTACTCTGTTCAGCGTTTAAACTTGTCGGAAATCTCCCAGAATTCGCCAATGCTCAGGCTCCGGTTCGAGGGCCCCTGCCGCACGTAGAAATGCTCGGTACTCTGGTAGCGAATAAACACCGGATAGGTGGACTGACGGCATAACGCCACCAGCAGCTGCTTGCCATCCAGCTTGCAGGCATGCAGGGATACGCAGTTGAAATGCCTTGGTCCCACGCATTCGTTGAACACATTGCCAAGATGCCGCAGGGCGTGATCTTCGCTCTGGAATTCATCGGGCTCAAGCCCCAGCACTTCGCCGGAATCCCCCACCCCCACGATCATGGTGCCGCCGGATGTATTCATAAACGCGCACATGCCCTTGAGCACGGCTATTTCCATACTCTTGTCACGTTTGCCGCTCAAGAGGTTCTGGCGAAGGGTGGACTTGAACTCCACGTGCATGCCCTCACCCTGCCGGATAAGTTTGCGCACAAAATCGGCATCGACTTTCACTTCAGGACGGTAATAGCGCCTGTGGCGGGTGAGGTAACGGGAAATGGCAAGCACAAGCGCCACCAGCACCACCACGAAGCCGCCCACGGAAGAGAGGAATAACGGGGTCGTCAGCAACCCTTTCAGCAACCCCATGCCCTGACTGATGAATATCACACGCAGGCCGCTGTTCATTTCTTCAGTCACGGTTTCCACATGGTCCAGTTCGCCTGCGGGGCCCACCTTTTCGAGCAGGTCAACAAGGTTTACACCGCGCATATCATTACCGGCCAGTTCCCTGAATGCCTTGCCTGCGCCTGCGGAAACCGCAATCACCCTGTCCTGTTGCAGCAGGGCGGCAGTCATCTGCATGGGAATGGGGGCCACAAGCCTGTTCAGGAACTTTTCCGGCAGAAAGAGCAGACACACGGTTACCGGTTCGCTTCCCGCGGTAGAACGGACATGCAGCATGACAAACCGCTTGCCTTCCGGCGTGCGCATCAGATCGATCACGGGCGTGGTATCCGCTGCGGGCAGCACCAGCATGAGGTTGGCCCGCATGGTGCTTGTCAGTTCCTTGAGTTCTTCCACATCCAGCCCGCCGGATGCGGCTCCCGTGCCGCCGACCTCGGATATACCGTAGGACACCTTGCCCTCACCCTCTTCCGTCATGCTCACGCGAACGCCGGATTCGCCTTCGATGAGTTCTGCACGGTTGTGCCCCGGCAGCACCAGCACATATCCGGCATGTGAGCTCTCCAGAAGAAACAGCATCTCATCCACCAGGGCGCTGTCGGGGATGGAGGCGCCGTCACGGGCAAGCCGGCCGATATTCTCCTGCACATTCTGAATGGAGGTACGCGCATTATCCGAAAAATAGCCTAATGCGAGCCCGGCCAGCTGCCTTTCCACCAGACGCATCTGGATCATGAGGAAGAGGAGCAGGCAGAGACCAAGCAACACCGTGAGCGCAAATAATCGACTGTATGTGAAAGGAATTCTCTTCATGTGGACCCCATACCCAACATACGGTGCTTATGCCAACCGCAATTTACAACAAAAAAGGGGCAACCCGCAGGCTGCCCCTTTGCATATGCTAACAGAGACGGAGCTAGATCTTGTCGAGAACGTCCTGATTCTGAATCAGTACTTCGCTCTTCTTGGCAAGATCAGTCATGAATGCACGGAACATCTCCTGACGCTTGGCGCGGAGCATGGATTCCTTCACCTGATCCTTTGCAGAATCCCATTCCGTATCGGACGGCAGACTGGAATCTTTCAGGCGGAAGAACACGGCACCTGCGGCGCTCATGAAAGGTCCGCCCCACTTGTCGGCAGATGCTGCAAACACAGCATTCACCAGTTCGGGAGCCTGCCCCAGTCCCGGTACAAAACCGCGACGGTCAAACAGCGGAGACACCTGCACGGTATCTGCCAGTTCCTTGGGCAGATTGCCTGCAGCAACTTCCGGTGCAATCTTCTTGGCTTCTTCGCCAGCCATCTGCATGGCTGCTTCCTGCAGCAGACGGCCTTCGATCATGGTCTTCACCTGCTCGAAGTCGATGTAGCTTTCGGGGGCGCTGGTCGTCACGCGGGCAACCATGTAGCCACCCTCCACTTCCAGAGGCGTCTCAACAACGCCACCGGCTATGGTACCGAACACGGCATCAAGGGATTCAGGCTTGATACCCACGATGTCCATCGCCTTTGCACGGGGGAACTCGGGGGTGGTACGCAGGTCAAGGGCATGCGCCGCGGCTGCATCCGCCATGGACTTGCCGGCCATGACTTCTTCGAACACCACGTCAAGTGTATCTGCCACGCCGTCTGCGGCCTTGTCTTCAGCCAGACGCTGACGAACGTCGTCATGCACTTCGGCCAGCGACTTCACGCGACGGGGGGTCTTCTTCTCCACCTTGATGATGTGGAAGCCGAACTGCGTACGCACGATATCGGAAACCTGGCCGGCTTCAAGTGCAAAGGCTGCGTCCTCGAAAGGCTTCACCATGGCACCGCGGCCGAACTCGCCAAGGTCACCGCCGGTGGGGGCGGAAGGACCTTCAGAATACTTCTTGGCCAGCGCGGCAAAGTCCTCGCCCTTCTTCAGACGGGCAAGCACCTGATCGATCTTGGCCTTGGCTTCGTTCACCGTTGCCTCTGGAGCGTTGGCATCCACCAGCACAAGAATGTGGCGGGCATGCACAGACTCATCCTGCACGAAGTAGGTTTCGGCATTCTGATCATAGAAGGCGGCGATTTCTGCCTCGTCCACCTTCACGCTCTTGGCCAGAGTCTTGGGGGTGATGGTGATGTATTCAAGGCTCACCGTTGCGGGCTGCTTGAACTGCTCCTTGTTCTGCTCATAGAATTCCTTGACCTTTTCAGGGGCCACGGAAGCTTTGGTCATAAAGGAGGCAGCAGACAGCACGGTGAACTCGATGGAACGTTTTTCAGCCGCGTAGTTGAAGGCAGTGCGGGCTTCATCATCGGTCACGGAAGCCGGAAGGCCGATGTACTCCTGCATCTTCTGGATCAGGATATCCTTGCGGTAGGACTCTTCGAACTGCCCGGGAGTCATGCCCTGCGCTTCCAGAACACGCTTGTACAGGTCGCCGTCGAACACGTCCTTCTCATTGCGGAACACCGCGATGGAAGCAATGGTCTTCTTCAGCTCCTGAGGCGTAACGGTAATGCCGAGACGCTCTGCTTCCTGCAGAAGCAGCTTCTTGCTCACGAGCTGCTGCAGCACCTGCTGCGTGAATCCCAGCTGCTTCAGGTCTTCCTGCTTCAGACCGGGGATCTGACGCTTAAGCATGGCAAACTGCTGATCGTAGGCCTGCTTGAATTCGGGAATCAGAATCGGTTCTTCATTGACCGTGGCAATCACGGACGATCTGCTGGAGTTGCTCATGGAGCCCACTCCCCAGAAGACGAACACGATAATGATAAGCGCAAAGGCAATTTTTACGCCCCACGACTGGGCATTCTGCCGAATAGAGTCCAACATGCTCCGTATCCTTTGGTTCTAGCGGTGTGGCGCTACCGTTAAGCTGCGCCTGTTTTTGAGAGACGGACGTAGTTCAGAAGTCCGCCTGCCCGAATAATGTCCAATTCCTTCTGCGTCAAATCATTCTTCACAGCCACGCTGCCAGCGCCTTCCAAGGTGATTTCCACAGAGCCACCGGCAGTCACGGCTGCCACAGGCACGGTCACCTTGCCGCCCAGCGCAAAACGGTCATAGTCCGCCTTGTCCTCAAGAATGAGGGGCAGAATGCCGAAGTTCACGAGGTTGGCGCGGTGAATGCGGGCAAGCGACTTGGCGATGACAGCACGCACACCGAGATGACGGGGAGCCAGCGCAGCATGCTCGCGGGAAGAACCCTGACCGTAGTTTTCACCGGCCACGATAATTCCGTTGTCGCAGGCCTTGGCGCGTGCCACGAACCCTTCATCCACGCGGCTGAACACATGCTCGCTGATGGCGGGCACGTTGGAGCGCAGCGCGGTGATCTGGGCACCTGCGGGCATAATGTGGTCGGTGGTGATGTCGTCACCGGCCTTCAGCAGTACCTGAGCGGTCACGCTGTCGCCGAAACCGTCGAACTTCTCCAGCGGCACGATATTGGGTCCGCGCAGTACTTCCACGCCGGAGCCGTCGGCAGGCGGGAAGATAAACAGATCGCGGATGGAAGGCACGTCAGCAGGCAGTTCGGGCACTGCGGGTGCCTCGCCCCATGTGGCGGGGTCGGTGAACTCGCCGCGGATGGCAACCATGGCTGCGGTAAGCGGGCTCACAAGATACACGTCCGCGTCCTTGGTGCCGGAACGCCCTTCAAAGTTGCGGTTGAAGGTACGCACGGAAACACCTGCGGAAACGGGAGAACCGCCCATGCCGATGCAGGGACCACAGGAACATTCCAGCAGACGCGCGCCTGCGTCGAGCAGCGGCTCCACCAGACCTTCGCGGGCCAGCATCTTCAGCACCTGCTTGGAGCCGGGGCTGATCAGGGTATCGGTTTCCGGGCAGACCTTGGCTGCGCCGAACAGGCCCGCAACGGACTTCATGTCCGCATAGGAGGAGTTGGTGCAGGAGCCGATGGCAACCTGATCCACCTTCTTGCCTGCCAGTTCACGCACGGAAACCACGCGGTCGGGCATGTGCGGCTGGGCGGCAAGGGGTTCCAGCTTGGAAAGGTCTATGACGATGACATCGTCGTACGCTGCGCCCGCATCGGCCACAAGTTCCTTCCAGTCTGCCTCGCGGCCCATGGCTGCGAGGAACTGACGGGTCTTGTCGTCGCTGGGGAACAGAGAAGTGGTGGCACCGAGTTCCGCACCCATGTTGGTGATGACCGCACGTTCGGGCACGGACAGGGTGGCAACGCCGGGACCGGCATATTCAAACACCTTGCCCACGCCGCCCTTTACAGTCAACAGGCCGAGCAGATGCAGAATCACGTCCTTGGCAGAGGCCCAGCCGGTCAGCTTGCCTTCAAGCTGCACCTTGATGACCTTGGGCATGGCAATGAAGTAGGGCTCACCGGCCATAGCAAGCGCCACGGAAAGACCGCCCGCGCCCATGGCAAGGGAACCTATGCCACCCGCAGTGGGCGTGTGGCTGTCAGAACCGACCAGCGTTGCGCCGGGCTTGGCGAAATTTTCCAGATGCAGCTGATGACAGATACCGGTTCCGGGAGGAGAGAACACCACGCCGTACTTCTGCGCCACAGTGCGCAGGAAGCGATGGTCGTCCGAGTTGCGGAAGCCCATCTGCAGGGTGTTGTGGTCCACATAGCTCACGGACAGGTCGGTACGCACACGGTCCACACCCATGGCTTCGAACTGGAGGTACGCCATGGTACCGGTTGCGTCCTGCGTCAGGGTCTGGTCTATGCGCAGGCCGATTTCGCCCCCGGCAACCATTTCACCGGAGACAAGATGGGCCGCAATGATCTTTTGCGTAACATTCATGGACATAGTCTTCTTCCTAGCATTCGTCTGTTTCGCAGACGGCTTCACCCGTTCCGTTTTAGCCGGAACGCATATGCCGAACCGCGCACGGGTCCCGACATGAAGCTGCGGCCAGCCTTGCGGCAGGTCCGCACCCTATGCGGAGGCCGGTTCCATCGCACACAGCCGCTCAAGGCGTCGCTGCCGCAATGACGAACAATACCGCCGCATCCGGCCTGATTATATCAGGCCGTCATCCCCCATACGCCCACCGCTGACGGTCGATTCAATGCACATGCTCCGAAACGGCGGAGTTCATGCCGTCAGCCATGCTCACACATTCAGGCGCAGGGCCTAACCTTTTTCCCGATATCGGGGTGGACCCTTAAGGTATGTCCAGCCCTTCGCCGCGATACTCGTTCAACTTGTTTCGCAGCGTACGAACGGATATGCCGAGCATCTCCGCAGCCTGTGTACGGTTGCCGGAGGTCTGCTCCAATCCTTTGAGAATCATTATGCGTTCCATTTCATGCAGGGGGATAACCCCCTGCGCAAACAGCGCGCTTCCGTCGCCGCCCGGCACCGATGTGCCGGAGGCAGTCTGCATTCCGGCGCCGGAGGCAACCGGACCGGCGGAATCCGCCATCCCGCCGGATGCGGCAGACTCCGCATCCTGATCCTCATCCTCGCCGAACAGGGGCCAGCTATCCGGATCAAGGAGAAAATGATTCTTGCTGATGGGGCCGCGTCCTGCCAGCAACGTGGCACGTTCCATCAGGTTCTGCAATTCACGCACGTTACCGGGCCAGTCATAGGACACCAGCCAGTCGAGCGCTTCCTGCGAAAATTCAAGGTGGGCAAGCCCGTATTCGCGAACGTACATATCCACAAATAAACGGGCCAGAGCCAGCACATCTTCTCCCCGTTCCCGCAGGGCGGGCAGACGCAGGGGAATGACGTTAAGGCGGAAGTACAAATCCTGCCGGAACTTGCCTTCCTTGACCCAGTCTTCGAGATTGCGGTTGGTCGTGGCAAGAACGCGCACGTCAACCTTGACCGTTTCGGTGCCGCCCACGCGATCAAGTTCGCTTTCCTGCAGCACACGCAGCAGTTTGGCCTGCAGCCCAAGGTCCATTTCAGAAATTTCGTCCAGCAGAATGGTCCCGCCGCTGGCCAGTTCGAACTTGCCGAGCTTGCGGTTTATGGCTCCGGTAAATGCGCCCTTTTCATGCCCGAACAGTTCGCTTTCCAGCAGATGTTCCGGCAATGCCGCGCAGTTCACGGCAACAAAGGGGCCGTTGCCCCTGTCGCTGTGGACATGCAAAAATTTGGAGAACATTTCCTTGCCGGTGCCGGATTCGCCGGAAATGAGCACCGTCGCCCGCGAGGGAGCCACCTGTTTGGCAAGGGCCAGAACCCTGCGCATGACCGGGTTGCTGCCGATGATATTCGGGCCTTTTCCGGTCTCGGGCATCTGGGGTTTGCGCCCGCCAAGCGTCGTGACGGCAGGTGCCGGAATAGACTTGCGGCCGGCGGGAACAGCGGCAATAACCTTGTCGTAGATGAGCGGTTCCAGCCAGTAATCCTGCGCACCCATGTTGAGCAGACGCTCGGCTTCTTCCACGGAGCCCTTGTCGCTGAACACGATCACGGGCGGGAACGAGGCATCATCCTGACTCACCGCCAGCAGATCATCGACCTTGTAGCCGGGAAGCTGCGGACGTGAGAAGATGACGCTCGGTCCGGACTTGCGGATGAACGCGGAGGCTCCCTTCAGATTCTCCGCAAGGCCCACCTCGTACCCTGCGTCCTTGAGTCGGGGAAAGATGTGCGTGACAGATGCTGCCGGAGCAAGAAAAAGTATACGTCTCGGTGACATGCCTTCCTTGATAACCTCATGCGGTCATAATCGCAATAATTAGCGATGAACAATGTCATAAAATGATAGGTTTGGCAAAACATGCTATTGACCTCCCCCTGCCGCTCCCGTAGCCTCCGGCATAATTCACGGAAAACCCGGCTCCGCGCCCCGAGGGATTCATGCACGATCACGATATGGCAGCCCTGCTGCACTCAACGCTCAACGCCGTGGCCGAAGGCACCCTGTCGCCGGAAGAAGCCGCCCTGCGCCTGAAAACCGCTCCCAGCGAAGCGGCACTGAACGGCGTGCATGTTGACCTTCACAGAGCCATGCGCACCGGTCTGGGCGAGGCGGTTCTCGCGCTCGGCAAAAGCGACGACAGGCTGATCACGGCGGTTGAACGCCTTTCAGGGCAGCAAACCCCTGTTCTGGCCACACGGGTATCCGCCGCGCAAGGCGCATTGCTGCAACATCATTTTCCGCATGGCACACTGCATGCCGACGCAGGTCTTTTCTGCATCGGCCGCGACCTCTCCCTTACTCCGCCATACACCGCAAACGGAGATGTACTCGTAGTCACAGCAGGTGCCGCCGACATGGGCGTGGCGCTGGAGGCGCTGGGTACTGCACGCTTTTACGGACTTGACGCAGGACTGGTGCCTGACGTAGGCGTGGCGGGGCTTCATCGCATCACTCCCCATCTCGCCGCGCTGCACAAGGCCAAACTGCTCATCGTGGTGGCGGGAATGGAGGGCGCACTCCCCAGCGTGATAGCCGGCTTGTGCGGCTGCCCCGTCATCGGGGTGCCCACCTCGGTGGGATACGGTGCGGGTGCAGGCGGCATAACGCCGCTCTTTGCCATGCTCAACTCCTGCGCAGCAGGCATAAGCGTGGTGAACATAGATAACGGATACGGCGCGGCTGTCTTTGCCGCCAAGATTCTGAACACATTCCGACACGAGTAGTGCATGCGTCTCGCTTTTTTCAATGCCACCCGCAAATGGGGGGGCGTCAAGACATGGACCCTCGAATTCGCCGCCGCCTTGCAACGGCTCGGCCACACGGTCATCGTGCTCGGCAGGGAAGGCGCGTTCATAGAGCGGGCGCTCGGACTCGGACTGGATGCCCGTGCCGTTGATTTCGGACCTGACTACAACCCCTTTGCCATAGCCCGCTTCATGCGCTTTTTCCGCGAAGAACGCATAGACTGTGCACTCGTGAACGTGGGCCGCGACCTGCGCACAGCCGGCATTGCGGCCAAGCTGTGCGGCATTCCGCTGGTGCAGCGCGTGGGCCTGCCCGAAGACATGAAAAACGTCTGGAAGGTGCGCGCACTGCACAACTGGCTGCGCCCGCACTACCTGTGCCCGTGCCGCTTCAACCGCGACGGCCTGCTGGCCCACCTGCCCTGCATTGATGCAGCAGATACAACCGTTATCCACTCCGCCAAGGTGCCTGCCGACAAAGCACCGGAGCACCTCAACTCGCCCCTGCAGATAGCCACCACCAGCCAGCTCAACAAAGACAAGGGCCACCGCGAACTCATGGGCGTTCTTGCCCGCCTGCGGGATGAAGGACACGACTTTCACTGGCATGTGGCCGGAACAGGCAACGAAGAACCCGCCCTGCACGCGCTGGCGCAGGAACTGCAGCTGCAAGACAGAATCACATGGCATGGCTGGACACAGAACGTGGGAGCCATTCTCAGACAGGCCGATATTTTTGCCCTGCCCTCGCTGAGCGAAGGGTTGCCCAACACCCTGCTGGAAGCCATGGCTGTCGGCTGCATCCCCGTTGCACGCAACGTGGGCGGCGTGGCCGAAGTGTGGCCGGACAGCATGAACGAATTTCTTGTCGAACCCGGCACCGGCAGCGACGACCGCTTCCACGCCGCGCTCGGCACCCTGCTCACGGCCCGGCCGGAATCCCTGCTGCACCTGAAGCACGAAGCGTGGAACCAGTGTGTTCACGCCTTCTCGCTGGAAACGCAGGCCCGCAAGCTGGAAGCCTTTTTCATGGATATCACAGGAAAACGCTAAGTTACATGCACATCATATTCTGCACTTCATCCAGCACCAAGAGCGGCGGTTCGCGGCAGGCTCTGTATCTTGCGCAGGAATTCGTACGCCGAGGCCATTCGCTCACCTTCTTCACTCCGGCCCACTCCACCCTGCGCACGCTGGCGCCGGAAATGACATGGGCCGACCTGCCCGACAATCCCAAGCAGTGGCGCACCGCCATTGAGGCCGCTTTTCCCGAAGGAGCCCCCGCCGTTTTTCACGCATTCCACAACAAGGCCGTTAAAAAGGCTGCATGGTGGGGCCTGCGCTGGCGTTCGCGCGGCGTGGTCTGCGTGGCCCACCGGGGCGTTGTCTACAAGCCCGGCAACCCGCTGCCATACTGGTCTCCCGGCATAGGAGCCTTTGCCGTGAATTCCAAGGCGTGCGCCGTGGTGCTTGCCCGCTTCGGCGTGGGCAAGAAACGCCTGCATGTGGTCTACAACGGCATACCGGACGACCGCACCACCCCGGACACTCCCGCACAGGTCATGCGGGCGGCGCTGGGCATTCCCGAAACCCATTTTGTCTTCGGCACCGTGGCGGGCAACAACCCCGTCAAGGGAGCGGATGTCATGCTGCGCGCCTTTGCCCTTGCCGACATGCAGGAAACCACACTGGTGGCCGTTGGCGTCGGAGCCGATGTCTACGGTTCCCTGGCCAAAGAACTGGGCATCAGCGAGCGGGTGCGCCTTGTGGGGCATACGGAAAACGTGGCAGACCACCTGAACTGTCTGGATGCCTTCATCCTGCCTTCGCGCTCGGAATCCATGCCCAACACCCTGCTGGAAGCCATACGCATGGGGCTGCCTTCCGTGGCAACGGACGTAGGCGGCGTGAAGGAACTGCTTGCCGACACCGGCATATCCGTACCCGCAGACAACCCCGAGGCCATGGCAGAAGCCCTGAAGATCATGCGCACGGATTCAGC carries:
- a CDS encoding glycosyltransferase, with the translated sequence MRLAFFNATRKWGGVKTWTLEFAAALQRLGHTVIVLGREGAFIERALGLGLDARAVDFGPDYNPFAIARFMRFFREERIDCALVNVGRDLRTAGIAAKLCGIPLVQRVGLPEDMKNVWKVRALHNWLRPHYLCPCRFNRDGLLAHLPCIDAADTTVIHSAKVPADKAPEHLNSPLQIATTSQLNKDKGHRELMGVLARLRDEGHDFHWHVAGTGNEEPALHALAQELQLQDRITWHGWTQNVGAILRQADIFALPSLSEGLPNTLLEAMAVGCIPVARNVGGVAEVWPDSMNEFLVEPGTGSDDRFHAALGTLLTARPESLLHLKHEAWNQCVHAFSLETQARKLEAFFMDITGKR
- a CDS encoding glycosyltransferase family 4 protein: MHIIFCTSSSTKSGGSRQALYLAQEFVRRGHSLTFFTPAHSTLRTLAPEMTWADLPDNPKQWRTAIEAAFPEGAPAVFHAFHNKAVKKAAWWGLRWRSRGVVCVAHRGVVYKPGNPLPYWSPGIGAFAVNSKACAVVLARFGVGKKRLHVVYNGIPDDRTTPDTPAQVMRAALGIPETHFVFGTVAGNNPVKGADVMLRAFALADMQETTLVAVGVGADVYGSLAKELGISERVRLVGHTENVADHLNCLDAFILPSRSESMPNTLLEAIRMGLPSVATDVGGVKELLADTGISVPADNPEAMAEALKIMRTDSARREAFAANSRALAPQYSIGNRAERMEAIYRNLLSARGLVTD
- the larB gene encoding nickel pincer cofactor biosynthesis protein LarB: MHDHDMAALLHSTLNAVAEGTLSPEEAALRLKTAPSEAALNGVHVDLHRAMRTGLGEAVLALGKSDDRLITAVERLSGQQTPVLATRVSAAQGALLQHHFPHGTLHADAGLFCIGRDLSLTPPYTANGDVLVVTAGAADMGVALEALGTARFYGLDAGLVPDVGVAGLHRITPHLAALHKAKLLIVVAGMEGALPSVIAGLCGCPVIGVPTSVGYGAGAGGITPLFAMLNSCAAGISVVNIDNGYGAAVFAAKILNTFRHE